TGCTTCAGAGTTTTTATACAATGGGGCGCAAAATGTAACAGTAGGTCCAGGATTTACGCAAAGTGCTATGGATAGTGTTTTTCCAGGTTTTGGGTCTTATTTTGTTGCAATAGCGTTATTTTTCTTCGCTTTCACTACTATTTTGGCTTATTATTATATTGCTGAAACAAATATTTCTTATTTAACAAGAAACTTAAAATCACCTATTTATACTCATTTATTAAAATTAGTTATGATGTTGGTTATTATGTATGGTTCCATAAATCAAGCAAAACTAGCTTGGGATATTGGAGATTTAGGAGTAGGATTAATGGCTTGGTTTAATATTATAGCGATTATTCTTTTGCAAAAACCAGCATTGGCCGCATTGAAAGATTATGAAAAACAAAAAAAGGAGGGTAAAGATCCTGTTTTTGATCCTGAAGATATCGGAGTTTATAATGCACATATTTGGCATACCATTAATAAAAAGAAAGAAGAGTAATAATTCATAATTTATTTTGAGAGCTTCTAGAGATAAGAATTTGATTCTGTTTCTAGAAGCTTTCATTTTATAATAAACCGATTAGTTATTTACTCTATCTTTGCACTTTTAAAAAATAACTCGGTTTTCAAATTGATGAGCAACCGAATCAAGAAATCTATATTACAATGATTACAGTTAATGATATTTCAGTACAGTTTGGTGGTACTACACTTTTTAGCGATGTTTCATTTGCTATAAATGAAAATGATAAAATTGCCCTTATGGGTAAAAATGGAGCAGGAAAATCAACGCTTCTTAAAATTATTGCAGGACAAAGCAAACCTTCTACAGGAAATATTTCGGCACCAAAAGATGCTGTTGTAGCTTATTTACCGCAGCATTTATTGACAACGGATGGTGCTACTGTAATGGAAGAAACTTCAAAGGCATTTGGAGAAATTTTTGGTATGAAAGCGGAAATTGATGAAATCAATGAGCAATTGACTATTCGTACGGATTATGAAAGTGATGCCTACATGAAATTGATCGAAAGAGTTTCTGACTTGAGCGAGAAATTTTATGCGATTGAAGAGGTGAATTATGAAGCGGAGGTAGAGAAAATATTAACGGGTTTAGGATTTGAAAGAGAAGATTTCAATCGACAAACTTCTGAGTTTTCAGGAGGATGGAGAATGCGTATTGAACTAGCTAAAATCCTTTTACAAAAGCCAGATTTAATTTTGCTAGATGAGCCTACCAATCACATGGATATTGAAAGTATCCAATGGTTAGAGGATTTCTTGATTAATTCGGCCAAAGCGGTTGTGGTGATTTCTCACGATAGAGCCTTCGTAGATAATATCACGAATCGTACTATTGAAGTAACCATGGGACGTATCTATGATTATAAAGCCAAGTATTCTCATTATTTAGAATTGAGAAAAGACCGTCGCATGCACCAACAAAAGGCATATGATGAACAACAACGTATGATTGCTGACAATAGAACTTTTATTGATCGTTTTAAAGGAACTTTTTCTAAAACGGATGCCGTTCAATCACGTGTAAAGATGTTAGAGAAATTAGTTATAGTGCAGGTGGATGAAGTAGATACTTCGGCATTAAAATTAAAGTTTCCTGCTTCAGTTCGTTCAGGTCAATATCCTGTAATCGTAAAAGACTTATCAAAAGCATATGGAGATCATGTTGTTTTCAAAGATGCTAATATTGTTATTGAAAGAGGTCAAAAAGTGGCTTTTGTAGGTAAAAATGGGGAAGGAAAATCGACCATGATTAAAGCCATCATGAAAGAAATTGGTATTGATGGAGGAAATCTTGAAATTGGACATAATGCGCAAATTGGTTATTTTGCACAAAACCAAGCATCCTTATTAAATGAAAATGCTACTATTTTTGAAACGATAGATGATATAGCTGTTGGTGATGTTAGAACTAAGATTAAAGATATTTTAGGTGCATTTATGTTTCATGGTGATGATGTAACTAAGAAAGTGAAAGTACTTTCAGGTGGAGAGAAAACACGTTTAGCAATGATAAAATTATTGTTGGAGCCAGTGAATTTATTGATTTTGGATGAGCCTTCTAATCACTTGGACATGAAAACTAAGGATATTATTAAAGATGCGCTTCGTGATTTTGATGGAACATTAATTTTGGTTTCGCATGACCGTGATTTCTTAGATGGATTAGCAACAAAAGTTTTCGAATTTGGAAACAAGAGAGTAGTGGAGCATTTTGAAGATATTACAGGATTCTTAGCTAATAAGAAAATGGAAAGTATGAGAGAAATTGAGAAGTAGAATATATTAAGTTCTACTTTCTTAAAACAGCTATAAAACAAAAAAGCATACGAATAGTACGTATGCTTTTTTGTTTTATAGCTGCTTTTGTATTAGTCTAAAAATTAGTTAAATATATATAAATCAACTAATTGGAATTTATTTTTTTTGTAACTTGTTCTATGTATTTGTACATAGCAAAAAGAACAGTCATGAAAAAATTTGTTTTGAAATGGGTAGTTATAGCAACTTGCTTTTGGAGTTGTTCCTTGCTTTCGCAAACTGGAAACGAAATGATTGCTTTGGGTATGCCTGGAGATAATCTAAATCTTTATGCTGTTTTGGATGTTTTTCAACAATCTAAAACATTGGAGGAATTTGAAAGAACGCTCAATTCGCAAAACTCCAATATTAATAACTTGGATTTGAATAATGATAATATAATAGATTATATATCTGTAATTAGCTTTAATCAAGGAGGTTTTCATTCTATTGTTCTTAGGGTTTCTATAAATAGTTATGAATATCAAGATGTAGCTGTGATTGAAGTGAGTAAAAATAATCAGGGCAATGTTGTAGTTCAAATCATTGGTGATGAAGCATTGTATGGTAAAAATTATGTTTTGGAACCATCCGTAAGGGTAGTTTCCGAAACTCCAAATCCTGGTTATATAGGTAATAAAACCATAGTTGCGCCTAATTATGTATATGGAAATGGGATTGTTTATATTTCAGATTGGCCCATAATTATGTATCTGTATTCTCCGTTATTCTCCATTTATGTTTCCCCATGGCATTGGGGGTATTTTCCGTCGT
The Flavobacterium sp. WC2421 genome window above contains:
- a CDS encoding ABC-F family ATP-binding cassette domain-containing protein, which produces MITVNDISVQFGGTTLFSDVSFAINENDKIALMGKNGAGKSTLLKIIAGQSKPSTGNISAPKDAVVAYLPQHLLTTDGATVMEETSKAFGEIFGMKAEIDEINEQLTIRTDYESDAYMKLIERVSDLSEKFYAIEEVNYEAEVEKILTGLGFEREDFNRQTSEFSGGWRMRIELAKILLQKPDLILLDEPTNHMDIESIQWLEDFLINSAKAVVVISHDRAFVDNITNRTIEVTMGRIYDYKAKYSHYLELRKDRRMHQQKAYDEQQRMIADNRTFIDRFKGTFSKTDAVQSRVKMLEKLVIVQVDEVDTSALKLKFPASVRSGQYPVIVKDLSKAYGDHVVFKDANIVIERGQKVAFVGKNGEGKSTMIKAIMKEIGIDGGNLEIGHNAQIGYFAQNQASLLNENATIFETIDDIAVGDVRTKIKDILGAFMFHGDDVTKKVKVLSGGEKTRLAMIKLLLEPVNLLILDEPSNHLDMKTKDIIKDALRDFDGTLILVSHDRDFLDGLATKVFEFGNKRVVEHFEDITGFLANKKMESMREIEK